In one Micromonospora polyrhachis genomic region, the following are encoded:
- a CDS encoding class I SAM-dependent methyltransferase encodes MGAYQEKHQVDWSALATELEQLAQIRSPWQRQATAWLRELVVARSPELVTDTGPSAVPTGSILDVGSGPGVTACLLAQAFPAARVLAVDIQPELLDRAANRARGLGLADRIGTLRADLGDSGDQLPAADLIWASSVVHHFGDQRAALGRLAAVLRPGGLLAVAEGGLPTRFLPRDTGTGRPGLQARLDALMEDWFAARRDALAGSVAVAEDWPGLLSVAGLTPVGSRTFLVDLPAPLDPATREHVHDMLTRQRDLLDDRLDSDDRRQLDRLLDPDSAHGVLRRPDTFLLAASTVHVAARTTADGATDETPVTGTSVPGTSVTRATG; translated from the coding sequence GTGGGCGCGTACCAGGAGAAGCACCAGGTCGACTGGTCCGCACTGGCCACGGAACTCGAACAGCTCGCCCAGATCCGCAGCCCGTGGCAGCGGCAGGCGACAGCCTGGCTACGCGAACTCGTGGTGGCCCGATCACCCGAGCTGGTGACGGACACCGGCCCATCCGCCGTACCGACCGGGTCGATCCTGGATGTCGGCAGCGGCCCCGGCGTGACCGCCTGCCTGCTGGCCCAGGCGTTTCCCGCGGCCCGCGTCCTCGCCGTCGACATCCAGCCCGAACTGCTGGACCGGGCCGCCAACCGGGCTCGTGGCCTCGGGCTCGCCGACCGGATCGGCACCCTCCGCGCCGACCTGGGCGACTCCGGCGATCAACTACCGGCAGCCGACCTCATCTGGGCGAGCAGTGTGGTGCACCACTTCGGCGATCAGCGGGCCGCCCTCGGCCGGCTCGCCGCCGTCCTACGGCCGGGCGGTCTGCTGGCGGTGGCCGAGGGGGGTCTGCCCACCCGGTTCCTACCCCGCGACACCGGCACGGGACGACCCGGTCTCCAGGCCCGGCTCGACGCGTTGATGGAGGACTGGTTCGCCGCCCGACGAGACGCCCTCGCCGGCAGCGTCGCGGTCGCCGAGGACTGGCCGGGTCTACTCTCGGTCGCCGGGCTCACCCCGGTCGGCAGCCGGACGTTCCTCGTGGACCTGCCGGCCCCGCTGGACCCGGCGACCCGGGAACACGTACACGACATGCTCACCCGCCAACGAGACCTACTCGACGACCGGCTCGATTCCGACGACCGCCGGCAGCTCGACCGGCTACTCGACCCGGACAGCGCGCACGGGGTGCTACGCCGTCCGGACACGTTCCTGCTCGCCGCGTCGACCGTGCACGTCGCCGCCCGGACCACCGCCGACGGGGCCACCGACGAAACGCCGGTCACCGGGACGTCGGTCCCCGGCACATCGGTCACCCGGGCGACGGGCTGA
- a CDS encoding TIGR03086 family metal-binding protein, translated as MSHASVQPDADPEQAPRRLHRRAGALADRLIATVDPDQFTHPTPCPDWDVGGLLNHIVNGNHRFIAIMTGQPVPDRETVLLGADHVAAFRSSLARLTEICADDDVLAAEHATPIGTEPGTHLLQTRVIELLVHGWDLARATGQPTDFDPDLCRSCLDILRGRSLPRGTDAPFAPVCPVPTNASVADQLAAYAGRDLGWAPVPATGDATATQDTTVAQDTRTAIRQEEDAR; from the coding sequence ATGTCCCACGCCTCCGTGCAGCCGGACGCCGACCCGGAGCAGGCCCCTCGACGGCTGCACCGCCGGGCCGGTGCCCTGGCCGACCGGCTCATAGCCACCGTCGACCCCGACCAGTTCACCCACCCCACGCCATGCCCGGACTGGGACGTCGGCGGGCTGCTCAACCACATCGTCAACGGCAACCACCGGTTCATCGCGATCATGACCGGTCAGCCGGTCCCCGACCGGGAGACGGTGCTGCTCGGTGCCGACCACGTGGCCGCCTTTCGCTCCTCGCTGGCCCGGCTGACCGAGATCTGCGCCGACGACGACGTCCTGGCCGCGGAGCACGCCACCCCGATCGGCACCGAACCCGGCACTCACCTGCTCCAGACCCGGGTGATCGAACTCCTGGTACACGGCTGGGATCTGGCCCGAGCGACCGGACAGCCCACCGACTTCGATCCCGACCTGTGCCGCTCCTGCCTGGACATCCTGCGCGGGCGGTCGCTCCCCCGGGGCACCGATGCCCCGTTCGCGCCGGTCTGTCCCGTCCCGACCAACGCCAGCGTCGCCGACCAGCTCGCCGCATACGCCGGCCGGGACCTCGGCTGGGCTCCTGTCCCGGCGACCGGCGACGCCACAGCGACGCAGGACACCACAGTGGCGCAGGACACCCGGACCGCGATCCGGCAGGAGGAGGATGCCCGATGA